The following are encoded together in the Hippoglossus stenolepis isolate QCI-W04-F060 chromosome 12, HSTE1.2, whole genome shotgun sequence genome:
- the dlg5a gene encoding disks large homolog 5a isoform X3: protein MEPKHKELLDQCHQNLLESITDADRLIELLIVSGTLSQLDRFELEQNCSSSAEKVDHLLKMLVNKESDHFLDLCVALEKAYPDLYAALFGSNGGGPVDHSTGSTYSVLSTMPSDSESSSSLSSVGSPVNGEASSPPPAINDNRPTGDNLDTILFQLRQVTRERDELRKRLALASPGTTFDDCRPNSKASHDYERLKSQCMRAMADLQSLQNQHTKTLKRCEEAVKEADFYHMLHSRVLSEQTQLKEEMETLRRDNSQLVREHNHLQQNCEELKRLHGQDQKELADLRQQQQQVMREKGSSEVLNKLYDTAMDKLEGVKKDYDALSKRYSEKVANHNTDLSRLEQAEEENRRLQKQMDALLKQRDSAMHYQQQYSTSMRRFDSVQQELNKSSAQNKELQREMERLQSEVTRYKNLQLKAGKDCEKYKEERDSVFNEYRLIMSERDQVIKELDKLQTALEAAEARLKNTSSERVVASEELEALRQELNSSLVDRDRAICERNELLEKYCHEVKDKAEAQKELSQACKDIETVREERDVARKERTEAIIQRDQLLREYYQARQKQDSATLDMERANKEIEMLRKQYEAMSQELKEATQEAEVAKCRRDWAFQERDKIVAERESIRTLCDNLRRERDRAVSDLADALRNLDDMRKQKNDALRELKELKEKMESQLEKEARFCQLMAHSSHDSAIDTDSLEWETEVVEFEKDRDDMDLKALGFDITEGVNDPYLPGDCGIFVTRVDKGSIADGRLRVNDWLLKINDIDLTNKDRKQVVKAVLSGGGSINMVVRRRKSLGGRLVTPVHINLVGHKDSGIGLESGVFVAAIVQGSPAAREGSLTVGDRLIAINGIALDNKSVTECEALLRSCRDSLSLSLMKFFPHSTSGQNIFESLRESSEKSNGRMHLSEVHSRNSRNLKHNSSTQTDIFCPDLGSTSTGSISGERRKVRGESDEVYGDMSRPFSLGSLHATSLRPASDLGTGRYGPSAFQECCPYTKAPSSLPFDPVSASDCITMETTLEKKHSGGTWPKMMVGGMSVAPDNTSPVTAAAQLSIYKSPKQRKSIFDPDTFKRPETPSSKMEYMAANQIAAVAAAAAASHSPQPSKTESLSSSSTPTPTPPTPPNRSDSFKFKHKHQSSSASDCTITSEGKGEAVISMAAAEGRERSERERDRNGNHYFLDGKVLTSRKSCDEDIGRTRGEEPEVKRPRPKSAPALRRRMTPQTINFPTFQSYSNDEHSPEPRDMLRSSPSRSHRHSVGFVPTVYNGTLPPNSAHRGLSPCPAVTAVMRNPVYTVRSHRVHTSNCPSVASQICHQHTHTSPQHQGRLSLDLSQQKRTGDYSETSSSRSSRASHGSSNNVQYRTERIKIPSTPRYPRSMLGSDRGSLSHSECSSPSLITPPQSPLNLETSSFASSQSQGSISTLPRISVSPLPIGERRKDRALYRNRSFLRIPLAARPRFSSLRSLRPYLEEPRNVIVHKGAEPLGISIVSGENGGIFVSKVTGGSIAHQAGLEYGDQLLEFNGINLRNATEQQARLIIGQQCDTITIMAQYNPHMYQLGNHSRSSSRLEPVSSQSTPQGSGAATPDNHSNIDTLSEQDEGTLTPSSKQTTPTTSPNNFIRMPSDGSRKVGDPRLVTVRRPGVEVGVTLCGGNLRGVFIESLDEDSPARGPDGLLTGDIILEYNSVNMKNKTAEEVYVEMLKPAEMVTLKVQHRPDDFSTLKDVPGDGFYIRALYDRVGEAEGDLTFKKDDILYVDESLPKGSFGTWMAWQLDENAQQIQRGQIPSKYMMDQEFYRRHSVTEMKEDSSKTLSAAARRSFFRRKQKHKRSSSKDSKEMVALDAISTDSIPFLDDCVSLAYQRVQKVECASPRPVLVLGPLTDPAKEMLVKESPGKFCRCVLEVMKASQQAIERGVKDCLFIDYKRRSGHFDVTTVASIKEITDKGCHCLLDIAPHAIERLHCVHIYPIVVFVRYKNAKQIKEQKDPVYLRDKVSQKHSKEQFESAQKIEQEYSKFFTGIVQGGTLPYICTQIMTIVDQEQSKVLWTPLGCP, encoded by the exons ATGGAGCCAAAGCACAAAGAGTTGCTCGACCAGTGCCACCAGAACTTGCTGGAGTCCATCACCGACGCGGACCGGCTGATCGAGCTGCTCATCGTCTCCGGCACCCTGAGCCAACTCGACCGGTTCGAGCTGGAGCAGAACTGCTCGTCCAGCGCCGAGAAAGTGGACCACCTCCTGAAGATGCTCGTGAACAAGGAGAGCGACCATTTCCTCGACCTGTGTGTGGCCCTGGAGAAGGCGTACCCTGACCTGTACGCTGCCCTGTTCGGCAGCAACGGCGGCGGACCTGTGGACCACTCCACCG GTTCCACGTACAGCGTCCTGTCCACCATGCCCTCTGActcagaaagcagcagctcccTCAGTAGTGTCG GTTCGCCCGTTAACGGTGAAGCGTCCTCCCCACCCCCAGCCATCAACGACAACCGGCCAACCGGTGACAACCTGGACACCATCCTGTTCCAGCTCCGCCAGGTGACCAGGGAGAGGGATGAGCTCCGCAAGCGCCTGGCGTTGGCATCGCCCGGGACCACCTTCGACGACTGCAG GCCAAATTCCAAAGCCAGTCATGACTATGAGCGTCTGAAAAGTCAGTGCATGAGGGCCATGGCAGATCTGCAGTCCCTCCAGAACCAGCACACCAAAACCCTCAAGAGGTGCGAGGAGGCTGTGAAGGAGGCCGACTTCTACCA CATGTTGCACAGCCGCGTCCTGAGTGAACAGACGCAGCTGaaggaagagatggagacacTCAGGAGAGACAACTCCCAACTTGTCCGAGAGCACAACCACCTACAGCAGAACTGTGAGGAGCTCAAACGACTGCACGGTCAAGACCAGAAAGAGTTGGCAGACCTgcggcagcagcaacagcag GTAATGAGAGAGAAGGGCTCATCTGAGGTGTTAAACAAACTCTATGATACAGCCATGGACAAGCTGGAGGGTGTGAAGAAGGACTACGATGCTCTGAGCAAGCGCTACAGCGAGAAGGTGGCTAACCACAACACAGACCTGAGCCGTCTGGAGCAGGCGGAAGAGGAGAACCGGCGGCTGCAGAAGCAGATGGACGCACTGCTCAAACAGCGTGATTCAGCCATGCACTACCAGCAGCAGTACTCCACCTCAATGAGAAG GTTTGACTCGGTGCAGCAGGAGCTAAACAAATCGTCAGCCCAGAACAAGGAGCTTCAGAGGGAGATGGAGCGTCTCCAGTCGGAGGTGACGCGCTACAAGAACTTACAGCTGAAAGCAGGAAAGGACTGCGAGAAGTACAAGGAGGAGAGGGACTCTGTTTTCAACGAGTATCGTCTCATCATGAGCGAGAGGGACCAGGTGATCAAAGAGCTGGACAAGTTACAGACGGCGCTGGAGGCGGCCGAGGCCCGACTGAAAAACACCTCCTCTGAAAGAGTGGTGGCcagtgaggagctggaggcaCTCAGACAG GAGTTGAACTCTTCACTGGTGGACCGCGACAGGGCCATCTGTGAGAGGAACGAGCTGCTGGAGAAGTACTGCCACGAGGTGAAGGACAAGGCCGAGGCCCAGAAGGAGCTGAGCCAGGCCTGCAAGGACATCGAGACGGTGCGGGAGGAGAGGGACGTGGCCCGCAAAGAGAGGACGGAGGCCATCATTCAAAGGGATCAGTTGCTCCGAGAGTACTATCAGGCCAGACAG AAACAAGACTCCGCCACCCTGGACATGGAACGAGCCAATAAGGAGATTGAGATGCTGAGGAAACAGTACGAGGCCATGTCTCAGGAACTGAAGGAGGCCACACAGGAGGCTGAGGTGGCCAAATGCAGACGGGACTGGGCCTTCCAAGAGAGGGACAAGATAGTGGCGGAGAGGGAGAGCATCAG GACTCTGTGTGATAACCTGCGACGGGAGCGGGACCGGGCAGTCAGCGACCTGGCCGACGCCCTGCGAAATCTGGACGAcatgaggaaacagaaaaacgACGCCTTACGAGAGCTGAAAGAACTGAA ggagaagatggagagcCAGCTTGAGAAGGAGGCCCGTTTCTGTCAGCTAATGGCCCACAGCTCTCACGACTCAGCCATCGACACAGACTCCCTGGAGTGGGAGACAGAGGTGGTGGAGTTTGAGAAAGACAGG GACGACATGGATTTGAAGGCACTTGGGTTTGATATCACTGAGGGGGTAAATGACCCGTATTTACCAGGAGATTGTGGAATATTTGTTACAAGGGTGGATAAAGGAAGTATCGCAGATGGAAGGCTAAG AGTGAATGATTGGCTGTTGAAGATTAATGACATAGACCTGACCAATAAGGACAGGAAGCAGGTGGTGAAGGCTGTCCTCAGTGGTGGGGGGTCGATCAACATGGTGGTACGAAGGAGGAAGTCCCTCGGAGGACGGCTGGTCACTCCTGTTCACATCAACCTTGTGGGACACAAAG ACAGCGGAATTGGTCTGGAGAGCGGCGTGTTCGTTGCCGCTATCGTCCAGGGCAGCCCTGCAGCCAGGGAAGGTTCCCTAACAGTTGGTGACAGACTGATCGCT ATAAACGGCATTGCTCTGGATAACAAATCTGTGACAGAGTGCGAGGCTctgctgaggagctgcagggacTCTCTGAGCCTCTCTCTCATGAAG TTCTTCCCTCACAGCACATCGGGCCAGAACATCTTTGAGAGTCTGCGTGAGTCATCAGAAAAGTCCAACGGGCGCATGCACCTGTCAGAGGTCCACTCCCGGAACAGTCGCAACCTCAAACACAACAGCTCAACGCAGACTGACATCTTCTGCCCTGACCTCGGCAGCACTAGCACAGGGAGCATCTccggggagaggaggaaggtcaGAGGTGAATCTGATGAGGTGTACGGCGACATGAGCAGGCCGTTTTCCCTAGGTTCCCTCCACGCCACTAGCCTCCGACCTGCGTCTGACTTGGGCACTGGCCGCTACGGCCCCAGTGCTTTCCAGGAGTGCTGCCCATACACAAAGGCACCTTCCTCTTTGCCCTTTGACCCTGTCTCGGCCTCGGACTGCATCACAATGGAGACGACCCTGGAGAAGAAGCACAGCGGGGGCACGTGGCCCAAGATGATGGTGGGAGGTATGTCAGTTGCACCAGATAACACCAGTCCGGTCACAGCAGCAGCCCAGCTCTCCATCTACAAATCGCCCAAACAGAGGAAGTCCATCTTCGACCCAGACACTTTCAAACGTCCCGAAACCCCTTCCTCTAAGATGGAGTACATGGCGGCTAATCAGATTGCAGCAGTAGCTGCCGCTGCTGCGGCTTCCCACTCTCCCCAGCCTTCAAAGACTgagtccctctcctcctcatccaccccTACCCCAACCCCTCCGACCCCACCCAATCGCAGTGActcctttaaattcaaacacaaacatcaaagCAGCTCTGCCTCTGACTGCACCATCACCTCAGAGGGCAAGGGAGAGGCTGTCATCTCCATGGCAGCggcagagggcagagagaggagcgagcGGGAAAGAGACAGGAACGGGAACCACTATTTCCTGGACGGCAAGGTCCTGACATCGAGGAAGTCGTGTGATGAGGACATCGGCCGAACCAGGGGGGAGGAGCCTGAGGTGAAGAGGCCGCGTCCTAAATCTGCCCCCGCCCTCCGACGGAGGATGACCCCCCAGACCATCAATTTCCCCACCTTCCAA AGCTACTCTAACGACGAGCACTCGCCAGAGCCCAGGGACATGCTGCGCTCGTCTCCCAGCCGCTCCCACAGGCACAGTGTGGGCTTCGTCCCCACAGTCTACAATGGCACCCTACCTCCGA ATTCAGCCCACCGGGGACTGTCTCCTTGCCCCGCCGTGACTGCGGTGATGAGGAATCCTGTGTACACCGTGCGCAGTCACCGCGTTCATACCAGCAACTGTCCATCTGTCGCCTCCCAGATCTGTCACCAGCACACCCACACCAG CCCCCAACACCAGGGTCGTCTGAGCCTGGACCTGAGCCAGCAGAAGCGCACCGGCGACTACTCAGAAACCTCGTCGTCGCGTAGCAGCAGAGCTTCACACG GTTCTTCCAATAACGTCCAGTACCGCACGGAGAGGATCAAAATCCCTTCCACTCCGCGCTACCCTCGCTCCATGCTGGGGTCAGACAGAG GCTCCCTGTCCCACTCCGAGTGTAGCAGCCCGAGTCTCATCACGCCTCCACAATCACCCCTCAATCTGGAGACTTCCTCATTCgccagcagccaatcacaaggcTCCATTTCCACTTTACCTCGGATCTCAGTCAGCCCTTTGCCAATAGGGGAGCGCAGGAAAGACAG AGCTCTTTACCGTAACCGATCTTTTCTAAGGATTCCTCTGGCTGCAAGGCCGAGGTTCTCCTCTCTCAGGAGCCTCAG GCCGTACCTGGAGGAACCGCGCAATGTGATTGTGCACAAAGGAGCGGAGCCTCTCGGCATCTCCATCGTCAGTGGGGAGAATGGAGGAATCTTTGTCTCGAAAGTTACAGGAGGAAGCATCGCCCACCAGGCAGGACTGGAATATGGAGATCAGTTACTGGAG TTCAACGGCATCAACCTGCGGAACGCTACGGAGCAGCAAGCTCGTCTCATCATCGGCCAGCAGTGTGACACCATCACCATTATGGCCCAGTACAACCCACACATGTACCAGCTGGGAAACCACTCTCGCTCCAG cTCCCGCCTGGAGCCAGTCAGTTCACAGTCGACCCCACAGGGTAGTGGGGCCGCCACCCCCGACAATCACTCCAACATCGATACACTCAGCGAACAGGACGAGGGGACGCTCACTCCCTCCTCCAAGCAGACCACACCCACTACAAGTCCCAACAACTTTATCAG AATGCCGTCTGACGGCAGCAGGAAGGTGGGCGATCCACGGCTTGTGACGGTGCGCAGGCCTGGAGTGGAAGTGGGAGTCACGCTCTGTGGAGGGAACCTGCGGGGCGTCTTCATCGAGAGCCTGGACGAGGACAGTCCTGCCAGAGGCCCAGATGGACTGCTAACTGGGGACATTATTTTAGAG TATAACTCGGTGAATATGAAGAATAAGACGGCCGAGGAGGTGTACGTCGAGATGCTGAAGCCTGCAGAGATGGTCACGTTGAAGGTGCAGCACCGGCCAGACGACTTCAGCACGCTCAAAGATGTTCCAGGAGATGGCTTTTATATTCG AGCACTTTACGACCGGGTCGGGGAGGCCGAGGGGGACCTCACTTTCAAGAAGGATGACATCCTGTACGTGGATGAGTCTTTACCAAAGGGCAGCTTCGGGACCTGGATGGCCTGGCAGCTAGACGAGAACGCACAGCAGATCCAGAGGGGGCAGATCCCCAGCAAGTACAT GATGGACCAAGAGTTCTACCGCAGACACAGCGTGACAGAAATGAAGGAAGACTCCAGTAAGACTCTGTCTGCGGCGGCTCGCAGATCCTTCttcaggaggaaacagaaacacaaacgtAGCAGCTCCAAAGACAGCAAAGAGATGGTGGCTTTGGACGCCATCAGCACAGACTCCATCCCCTTCCTGGATG ACTGCGTGAGCTTGGCATACCAGCGGGTCCAGAAGGTGGAGTGCGCCTCTCCTCGACCGGTACTCGTCCTCGGGCCGCTCACAGACCCCGCCAAGGAGATGCTGGTCAAAGAGTCTCCTGGGAAGTTCTGCCGATGTGTACTGG AGGTGATGAAGGCATCCCAGCAAGCCATCGAGCGCGGCGTCAAAGACTGCCTCTTCATCGACTACAAGCGCAGGAGTGGCCATTTCGACGTGACCACCGTTGCTTCTATAAAGGAAATAACAGATAAG GGTTGTCACTGTTTGCTCGACATCGCTCCACACGCCATCGAAAGGCTCCACTGCGTTCACATTTATCCGATTGTTGTCTTCGTCCGCTACAAAAATGCCAAGCAGATTAA GGAGCAGAAAGATCCGGTTTATCTGCGGGACAAAGTATCTCAAAAACATTCCAAGGAGCAATTTGAAAGTGCACAGAAGATAGAGCAAGAATACAGCAAATTCTTCACAG gtattGTCCAAGGCGGCACCCTCCCTTACATTTGCACTCAGATCATGACGATAGTTGATCAAGAACAAAGTAAAGTCCTGTGGACTCCACTCGGCTGCCCCTAG